A region from the Lepidochelys kempii isolate rLepKem1 chromosome 16, rLepKem1.hap2, whole genome shotgun sequence genome encodes:
- the LOC140899223 gene encoding ficolin-2-like, whose translation MGRAAQQTLLAVLCLAAVVCEAQDTCPEVKMVGLGGNEKLAILQGCPGVPGATGLKGEPGAAGMRGEKGTQGSPGKMGPAGEKGENGDIGVPGLKGDKGDSGIPGTITEEELKDVHCKTGAKNCKELLARGNIMSGWYTIYPHDCNTMTVLCDMDTDGGGWIVFQRRADGSVDFFRDWHSYKRGFGSRLTEFWLGNDNIHLLTSFGDNELRIDLTDFDNIHAFAKYKSFKILGETENYKLILGDFLGGNAGDSLSGHNNMLFSTKDRQQDPGSNACATTYKGAWWYSSCHSSNLNGMYWLGAHSSFADGVNWQAGKGYNYSYKRSEMKFRPV comes from the exons ATGGGGAGGGCTGCCCAGCAAACCCTCCTCGCCGTACTCTGCCTAGCAGCTGTGGTTTGTGAGGCTCAGGACACCTGCCCAG AAGTGAAAATGGTGGGTCTTGGTGGTAATGAGAAGCTCGCTATTCTGCAAGGATGCCCTGGTGTTCCTGGTGCCACAGGTCTCAAAGGAGAACCCGGAGCTGCAGGAATGAGAG GAGAAAAGGGAACTCAGGGGAGCCCTGGGAAGATGGGACCAGCTGGAGAGAAAG GAGAGAATGGTGACATTGGTGTTCCTGGTCTGAAAG GAGATAAAGGAGACAGTGGAATACCTGGAACTATAA CTGAGGAGGAGCTGAAGGACGTACACTGTAAGACAG GAGCGAAGAACTGCAAGGAGCTGTTAGCCAGAGGGAACATCATGAGCGGCTGGTACACCATCTACCCCCATGACTGTAACACCATGACTGTGCTGtgtgacatggacacagacggAGGTGGATGGATA GTGTTCCAGAGGCGGGCAGATGGTTCAGTGGATTTTTTCCGTGACTGGCATTCATACAAGAGAGGTTTTGGCAGCCGCCTGACAGAATTCTGGTTGGGAAATGACAATATTCACCTATTAACCTCTTTTG gagaTAATGAACTTCGCATTGACCTCACAGATTTCGATAACATCCATGCATTTGCCAAGTACAAGTCATTCAAAATTTTAGGAGAGACTGAAAATTACAAGCTGATTCTTGGAGATTTCCTTGGGGGTAATGCAG GGGATTCGTTATCCGGCCACAACAACATGCTGTTCTCCACTAAAGACCGACAGCAAGATCCTGGTTCGAACGCATGTGCAACAACCTACAAGGGGGCCTGGTGGTACAGTAGCTGCCATTCTTCCAACCTGAATGGGATGTACTGGCTGGGAGCCCACAGCAGCTTTGCAGACGGGGTGAACTGGCAGGCAGGCAAAGGGTACAACTACTCCTACAAACGGTCCGAAATGAAATTCAGGCCCGTTTAG
- the LOC140899224 gene encoding ectonucleoside triphosphate diphosphohydrolase 2-like, with protein MCRSRKRSLMSWRELLPPSLVILAGLIGILLLCITTKDVQNPPRCKYGIVLDAGLSRTTLFIYQWSASKENNTAVISEHRSCAVQGPGISSHSGSLGEAGNSLKPCLDQAMKEIPEEQHDQTPIYLGATANMRLLNLTSPTVSNTLPAAVTSTLKSYPFDFQGAEILSSQNEGVFGWVTVNYLLENFIKYGWIGRWSRSKRGTVGVMTIGEASTQITFKIKERSTDPENEVTLRLYGQAHRVYTHQFLCYGTDQLRKRLLLKAIQDDGYVKSVSNPCWPLSYFREVRFGSVHTGPCTGSNASLNIPTSEDVFHVNGSSNSSACRKLMGSLFDDSLFCGFSQCSPNGVFQPNITRFQVISEALDLVKKMTPSTDLGQAVDVFCGLSMEELSKRFQMRPDSLADHCSVSTFIYHLSTRGFLFDLDSSGQITFQEKVGNVSAGWALGYMLNLTNTIPEDKPSSLKGIEYGIWPLLFILFVLMLTGSFTRIAYRVMAKDNGQDDIVEEL; from the exons TACGGCATTGTGCTGGATGCTGGCCTGTCCCGCACTACCCTGTTCATATACCAGTGGTCAGCCAGCAAAGAGAACAATACTGCGGTGATCAGTGAACATCGCTCCTGTGCTGTGCAAG GTCCTGGAATCTCCAGCCACTCTGGATCCCTAGGGGAAGCTGGGAACAGCTTAAAGCCATGCCTCGACCAGGCAATGAAGGAAATCCCTGAGGAACAGCATGACCAAACTCCTATCTATTTGGGAGCAACTGCTAACATGAGGCTGCTGAA CCTCACCAGTCCCACTGTGTCGAATACTCTTCCTGCCGCTGTAACCTCCACGCTGAAGTCATACCCCTTTGACTTTCAGGGAGCAGAAATTCTGTCCAGTCAAAATGAGGGGGTGTTTGGCTGGGTCACTGTGAACTATCTCCTGGAGAACTTCATCAAG TATGGCTGGATTGGACGGTGGAGCCGCTCCAAGAGGGGAACAGTTGGAGTCATGACCATAGGAGAAGCCTCAACCCAGATCACTTTCAAGATCAAAGAAAGGAGCACAGATCCTGAGAACGAGGTGACGCTGCGGTTGTACGGGCAAGCACACAGGGTCTACACCCACCAGTTCCTGTGCTATGGCACAGACCAGCTCCGGAAGCGGCTGCTGTTGAAAGCCATACAG GATGATGGCTACGTGAAATCTGTGTCTAATCCCTGCTGGCCTCTCTCCTATTTCCGGGAAGTGCGGTTCGGTTCTGTGCATACTGGGCCCTGCACTGGAAGTAACGCCTCTTTAAACATACCTACCTCTGAAGATGTGTTTCACGTAAATGGCTCCAGCAACTCTTCCGCCTGCAGGAAACTCATGGGAAGTTTGTTCGACGACTCCTTGTTCTGTGGCTTCTCACAGTGTTCCCCAAATGGAGTTTTCCAGCCCAATATAACTAGATTTCAG GTGATTTCTGAGGCTCTGGATCTTGTGAAGAAGATGACACCCTCTACCGACCTGGGCCAGGCAGTCGACGTATTCTGTGGGCTGTCTATGGAAGAG CTGAGCAAGAGGTTCCAGATGCGACCAGACAGTCTTGCTGATCACTGTTCCGTATCCACGTTCATCTACCATCTAAGTACAAGGGGATTCCTGTTCGACTTGGACAGCTCTGGCCAGATTACATTCCAGGAGAAG GTTGGTAACGTATCAGCTGGCTGGGCTCTTGGGTACATGCTGAATCTGACCAACACCATCCCAGAGGATAAGCCGAGCTCCCTAAAAGGGATTGAATATGGGATCTGGCCCTTGCTCTTCATCCTCTTTGTCCTGATGCTCACGGGCTCCTTCACACGCATCGCATACCGTGTGATGGCTAAGGACAATGGGCAGGATGACATTGTGGAAGAACTCTGA